A stretch of Myceligenerans xiligouense DNA encodes these proteins:
- a CDS encoding IS1634 family transposase, translated as MAFIRRVRTASGATAVQIAEYVGGRRQRIVEHLGSAHSEAELGLLLERARGLLADGRQGVLDLGLEPTTRAVGLVPAPGEPALLGGQPVPSQAPRVGPARVESTASRVLFDALVGVFADLGFDGIGDETFRDLVIARIVEPTSILDVGRVLKDLGHSPASEKTMRRTLARCVGNGYRDQIAGLCFDHAQASGDVSLCLYDVTTLYFEVEKEDGLRKVGYSKERRVDPQIVVGLLVDRYGFPLEIGCFEGNKAERLTIVPIIEQFQARHGIEGIVVVADAGMLSAGNLAELDRAGLGFIVGSRMTKAPIDLESHFRWHGDAFTDAQVIDTITPKTGQNLENDPMLRSEPVWDPATHTRSWRAVWSFSRKRFVRDNATLTLQENRARDVIDGSRTAKATRFVKTSGDARTLDEKALARARALAGLKGYVTNIPATVMPPAEVMTCYHDLWHVEQSFRMSKTDLAARPMFARTRDAIEAHLTIVFTALAVARAAQDRTGLAIRNIVRQLRPLRSATITINGTTATFPPAIPTPQQTILDALNRDDVTH; from the coding sequence GTGGCGTTCATTCGACGGGTCCGGACCGCGTCCGGGGCGACGGCTGTGCAGATCGCGGAGTACGTCGGCGGGCGTCGTCAGCGGATCGTGGAGCACCTCGGGTCGGCGCACTCCGAGGCCGAGCTCGGCCTCCTGCTGGAACGGGCCCGCGGCCTGCTTGCCGACGGCCGGCAGGGTGTCCTTGACTTGGGTCTGGAGCCCACGACGCGCGCGGTGGGACTGGTCCCGGCTCCTGGCGAGCCGGCCTTGCTCGGCGGCCAGCCGGTCCCGTCTCAGGCGCCGCGGGTCGGTCCCGCGCGGGTGGAGTCGACCGCTTCGCGTGTCTTGTTCGACGCTCTGGTAGGCGTGTTCGCCGACCTGGGGTTCGACGGGATCGGGGACGAGACGTTCCGGGACCTGGTGATCGCGCGGATCGTGGAGCCGACCTCGATCCTGGACGTGGGGCGGGTTCTGAAGGACCTGGGCCACAGCCCGGCGAGCGAGAAGACGATGCGCCGCACCCTGGCCCGCTGCGTCGGCAACGGCTACCGCGACCAGATCGCCGGGTTGTGCTTCGATCACGCGCAGGCCAGCGGTGATGTGTCGTTGTGTTTGTACGACGTCACCACGCTCTACTTCGAGGTCGAGAAAGAGGACGGGCTGCGGAAGGTCGGCTACTCCAAGGAACGACGAGTCGACCCGCAGATCGTCGTGGGCCTGCTGGTGGACCGGTACGGGTTCCCGCTGGAGATCGGCTGTTTCGAGGGGAACAAGGCAGAGCGCCTGACGATTGTGCCGATCATCGAGCAGTTCCAGGCTCGCCACGGTATCGAGGGGATCGTGGTGGTCGCCGACGCGGGCATGCTGTCGGCGGGCAACCTGGCCGAGCTGGACCGCGCCGGGCTCGGGTTCATCGTCGGCTCAAGGATGACCAAGGCACCGATCGACCTGGAGTCCCACTTCCGCTGGCACGGGGACGCGTTCACCGACGCCCAGGTCATCGACACCATCACCCCGAAGACCGGGCAGAACCTCGAGAACGACCCGATGCTGCGCAGCGAACCGGTCTGGGACCCGGCCACGCACACGCGGTCCTGGCGGGCGGTGTGGTCCTTCTCCCGCAAACGGTTCGTGCGCGACAACGCGACCTTGACCCTGCAGGAGAACCGCGCCCGGGACGTGATCGACGGATCCCGGACCGCGAAGGCCACGAGGTTCGTCAAGACCAGCGGGGACGCACGCACCCTGGACGAGAAGGCACTGGCCCGAGCCCGAGCGCTGGCCGGGCTGAAGGGCTACGTCACCAACATCCCGGCCACGGTGATGCCGCCGGCAGAGGTGATGACCTGTTACCACGACCTGTGGCACGTGGAGCAGTCCTTCCGGATGAGCAAGACCGATCTGGCCGCCCGGCCGATGTTCGCCCGCACCCGCGACGCGATCGAGGCGCACCTGACCATCGTGTTCACCGCCCTGGCCGTCGCCCGCGCAGCCCAGGACCGCACCGGCCTGGCGATCCGCAACATCGTGCGCCAGCTACGCCCCCTGCGCTCGGCAACGATCACCATCAACGGCACCACCGCCACGTTCCCGCCCGCGATCCCCACCCCACAGCAGACCATCCTCGACGCACTGAACCGCGACGACGTCACGCACTAA
- a CDS encoding ATP-binding protein, with the protein MGFVGRKLELAELGKQLDVVRRGRRADRGVAVMIRGRRRIGKSRLVTEFVRQSGTPNVYFQAARRAPIGAELARLGDAIAESGLPGSDLLRGARFDSLTQALGLLAQTLPVDSPSVVTIDELPWLLEGIQGGAGELQRAWDLHLSQKPVLLLLLGSDIGMMERLTAHDQPFHGRATELVLRALNPKDVGEATGTAGFDAFDAALITGGQPLVVQEWEPGMSLEDFLRDSFASPTSALLVNGARVLDSEFREGDAARQVLAALGAHGERTFSGIQQVVGSSDGMGAAQLARILKTLAEKRVIAADEPLSARPAPKDRRYRIDDPALRFWLAFVEASSGDVDRGRSDLACRRVQDGYSAWRGRAVEPLVREALARLLPDDRWPGAREIGGWWPRTNRPEIDLVAADKRPAKRIVFVGTIKWRQNKPIKPEEMSALAADAASVPGATPKTALVAVCPAGGGAEADAVWTAEDLMEAWP; encoded by the coding sequence ATGGGGTTCGTCGGACGGAAGCTGGAGCTTGCCGAGCTCGGCAAGCAACTCGACGTCGTGCGCCGGGGCCGCAGGGCAGATCGTGGCGTCGCGGTCATGATTCGCGGACGCCGTCGGATCGGCAAGTCCCGGCTCGTGACGGAGTTCGTTCGGCAGTCGGGGACCCCGAATGTCTACTTCCAGGCCGCGCGGAGGGCCCCGATCGGTGCCGAGCTGGCGCGCCTCGGCGATGCGATCGCCGAGTCCGGCCTGCCCGGGAGCGATCTGCTCCGTGGAGCACGCTTCGACTCACTCACCCAAGCGCTGGGCCTCCTTGCCCAGACGCTCCCGGTTGACTCGCCGTCGGTCGTGACCATCGACGAGCTGCCGTGGTTGCTCGAAGGGATCCAGGGCGGTGCCGGTGAGCTGCAACGCGCCTGGGACCTGCACCTGTCGCAGAAGCCGGTTCTGCTGCTGCTGCTCGGGAGCGACATCGGCATGATGGAGCGTCTGACGGCTCACGACCAGCCGTTTCACGGCCGCGCGACGGAGCTCGTGCTGCGTGCTCTGAACCCCAAGGACGTCGGCGAGGCGACCGGAACGGCCGGCTTCGACGCCTTCGACGCGGCTCTGATCACCGGCGGCCAGCCGCTCGTGGTGCAGGAGTGGGAGCCAGGCATGTCGCTCGAGGACTTCCTCCGTGACAGTTTCGCCAGCCCGACGTCGGCGCTGTTGGTCAACGGCGCTCGCGTGCTCGACTCCGAGTTCCGGGAGGGCGATGCCGCGCGCCAGGTGCTCGCCGCGCTCGGCGCCCACGGAGAGCGCACCTTCTCGGGCATTCAGCAGGTCGTGGGTTCTTCCGACGGAATGGGGGCGGCCCAGCTGGCGCGGATACTCAAGACGCTCGCTGAGAAGCGCGTCATCGCGGCAGACGAGCCCTTGTCCGCACGGCCGGCGCCCAAGGATCGTCGATACCGGATCGACGATCCGGCTCTGCGATTCTGGCTCGCCTTCGTCGAGGCATCGTCGGGTGACGTCGATCGCGGGCGGTCCGACCTGGCGTGCCGCCGGGTCCAGGACGGGTACTCGGCGTGGCGTGGGCGCGCGGTCGAACCCCTGGTCAGGGAGGCGCTGGCACGGCTGCTTCCCGATGACCGCTGGCCGGGCGCGCGGGAGATCGGCGGCTGGTGGCCGCGGACGAACCGTCCCGAGATCGACCTGGTGGCGGCCGACAAGCGGCCCGCGAAGCGGATCGTTTTCGTCGGCACGATCAAGTGGCGGCAGAACAAGCCGATCAAGCCCGAGGAGATGAGCGCTCTGGCGGCCGACGCGGCCTCGGTACCCGGCGCGACGCCGAAGACGGCGCTGGTCGCCGTATGTCCCGCCGGCGGCGGGGCGGAGGCAGACGCGGTCTGGACCGCCGAGGACCTGATGGAGGCGTGGCCCTGA
- a CDS encoding CPBP family glutamic-type intramembrane protease — protein MTTDAAPTLAVTRTLLRYAAAVLVCSSAILLFAVHIRPLAYVPLVLGVALGLWIDRELGKDLGLIAVGLGIISTISLAAELSNVRMLQFTLALGGAVLVPWALARYVVGHDAVKFPVATGQRWGRGQWAYLAIVVVVGYLILPPYFLGSGAYLNWPDLEGDQDILRLFIGVNAVGIWDELFFICVCFALLRRHFPMWHANVLQSMIFVSFLWELGYREWGPLLTIPFALVQGWIFAKFKSLPYVVTVHLLFDAVVFAVLVHGHHPELFDIFVTAP, from the coding sequence GTGACGACCGACGCCGCTCCCACCCTGGCCGTGACCCGGACCCTGCTGCGCTATGCCGCGGCGGTCCTGGTCTGCTCCTCCGCGATCCTGCTGTTCGCCGTGCACATCCGGCCCCTCGCGTACGTGCCGCTCGTGCTGGGCGTCGCCCTGGGGCTCTGGATCGACCGGGAGCTGGGAAAGGACCTCGGGCTGATCGCCGTCGGGCTCGGCATCATCTCGACGATCTCGCTGGCCGCGGAGCTGTCGAACGTCAGGATGCTGCAGTTCACTCTCGCGCTGGGCGGCGCGGTGCTGGTGCCCTGGGCGCTCGCCCGGTACGTCGTGGGGCACGACGCCGTGAAGTTCCCCGTCGCGACCGGGCAGCGCTGGGGGCGGGGGCAGTGGGCGTACCTGGCGATCGTCGTCGTGGTGGGGTACCTGATCCTGCCGCCCTACTTCCTGGGGTCGGGGGCGTACCTCAACTGGCCGGACCTCGAAGGCGACCAGGACATCCTCCGGCTGTTCATCGGGGTCAACGCCGTCGGGATCTGGGACGAGCTCTTCTTCATCTGCGTCTGCTTCGCCCTGCTGCGCCGGCACTTCCCGATGTGGCACGCCAACGTGCTCCAGTCGATGATCTTCGTGTCGTTCCTCTGGGAGCTCGGCTACCGCGAGTGGGGGCCGCTGCTCACCATCCCGTTCGCGCTGGTCCAGGGCTGGATCTTCGCGAAGTTCAAGTCCCTGCCGTACGTGGTGACGGTCCACCTGCTGTTCGACGCGGTCGTCTTCGCGGTTCTGGTCCACGGGCACCACCCGGAGCTGTTCGACATCTTCGTGACGGCGCCGTAA
- a CDS encoding carbon starvation CstA family protein, translating to MNSLLLAVIGIAMVLGGYFLYSKYLASRVYRLDPEYATPAHTMNDGVDYVPTNKFVLWGHHFTSVAGAAPIVGPAVAVIWGWLPAFLWVTIGTVFFAGMHDMGALWASARNRGQSMGMLSGRYIGARGRSLFLVVIFLLLLMVNAAFATVIKNLLIATPTAVIPTWGAIVVAIVVGQMIYRWRMNLALTTVIGVVALYALILLGDAVPIELPEGSAAPFWLTILFLYAGVASLLPVHVLLQPRDYINGVQLFIALGILYGAVLLASPAVVAPAVNQNLPEGTPSLVPLLFVTIACGAISGFHGMVSSGTSSKQLDKETDARFVGYFGAVGEGLLALGSIIAATAGFATLANWEEVYAEFGAGGVGAFVSGGATIVNAGLGIPAGLSATILATTAILFAATTMDTGVRLSRFVVQEAGELMGLRVNKIVGTVVAVGVAMGITFSMGAGGDGGLQVIWPLFGTTNQLLASLTLAVIAVILLRRKRNALPALVPLVFVLIMSVYALIVQLSAFATNGQWLQLVLDVIILVASLWVAFEAAVAMVKAWRGPEVTDDTEPAPASSSAGGSED from the coding sequence GTGAACTCCCTCCTCCTGGCGGTGATCGGCATCGCCATGGTGCTCGGGGGCTACTTCCTCTACTCGAAGTACCTCGCGAGCCGCGTGTACCGGCTGGACCCGGAATACGCCACACCCGCACACACCATGAACGACGGCGTGGACTACGTCCCCACCAACAAGTTCGTGCTGTGGGGCCACCACTTCACCTCCGTCGCGGGCGCGGCGCCGATCGTGGGCCCCGCCGTGGCCGTGATCTGGGGCTGGCTGCCCGCGTTCCTGTGGGTCACCATCGGCACGGTCTTCTTCGCGGGCATGCACGACATGGGTGCCCTGTGGGCGTCGGCCCGCAACCGCGGCCAGTCGATGGGCATGCTGTCCGGCCGCTACATCGGCGCCCGCGGACGGTCGCTGTTCCTGGTCGTCATCTTCCTGTTGCTGCTCATGGTGAACGCCGCGTTCGCGACGGTCATCAAGAACCTGCTCATCGCCACCCCCACCGCCGTCATCCCGACCTGGGGGGCCATCGTCGTCGCGATCGTGGTCGGCCAGATGATCTACCGCTGGCGCATGAACCTCGCGCTCACCACGGTGATCGGGGTCGTGGCGCTGTACGCGCTGATCCTGCTGGGCGACGCCGTCCCGATCGAGCTGCCGGAGGGCTCCGCGGCGCCGTTCTGGCTGACGATCCTGTTCCTGTACGCCGGCGTGGCCTCGCTGCTTCCCGTGCACGTGCTGCTGCAGCCGCGCGACTACATCAACGGCGTCCAGCTCTTCATCGCCCTCGGCATCCTCTACGGCGCGGTGCTCCTCGCGAGCCCGGCCGTCGTCGCCCCGGCGGTGAACCAGAACCTGCCCGAGGGCACGCCGAGCCTCGTCCCGCTGCTGTTCGTCACGATCGCCTGCGGCGCGATCTCCGGCTTCCACGGCATGGTGTCGTCCGGCACCTCGTCCAAGCAGCTCGACAAGGAGACGGACGCACGGTTCGTCGGGTACTTCGGCGCGGTCGGCGAGGGCCTGCTCGCCCTGGGCTCGATCATCGCCGCGACCGCGGGCTTCGCGACGCTCGCCAACTGGGAAGAGGTGTACGCCGAGTTCGGGGCGGGCGGCGTGGGCGCGTTCGTCTCCGGCGGCGCCACGATCGTCAACGCCGGCCTCGGCATCCCCGCCGGACTCTCCGCCACGATCCTCGCGACCACGGCGATCCTGTTCGCCGCGACCACCATGGACACCGGCGTGCGCCTCTCCCGCTTCGTGGTGCAGGAGGCGGGCGAGCTCATGGGCCTGCGCGTCAACAAGATCGTCGGCACGGTCGTCGCGGTGGGTGTCGCGATGGGCATCACGTTCAGCATGGGCGCCGGCGGTGACGGCGGGCTCCAGGTCATCTGGCCGCTGTTCGGCACCACGAACCAGCTGCTCGCGTCCCTCACCCTCGCGGTGATCGCCGTGATCCTGCTGCGGCGCAAGCGGAACGCGCTCCCGGCGCTGGTGCCGCTGGTGTTCGTCCTGATCATGTCGGTGTACGCACTGATCGTGCAGCTCAGCGCCTTCGCCACGAACGGTCAGTGGCTGCAGCTCGTGCTCGACGTGATCATCCTCGTCGCCTCCCTGTGGGTCGCTTTCGAGGCCGCCGTTGCCATGGTGAAGGCGTGGCGCGGGCCGGAGGTCACGGACGACACGGAGCCCGCGCCGGCGTCGTCGTCCGCGGGCGGCTCGGAGGACTGA